From a single Endozoicomonas euniceicola genomic region:
- a CDS encoding helix-turn-helix domain-containing protein — protein MLRATKVRIYPTSEQAEFLDRQFDAVRFVWNKALAIKE, from the coding sequence ATGCTGAGAGCCACCAAAGTACGAATCTATCCAACATCAGAGCAGGCGGAATTTCTCGACCGTCAGTTTGATGCTGTGCGGTTCGTATGGAACAAGGCCCTGGCTATTAAGGAATAG
- a CDS encoding histidine phosphatase family protein gives MSNFCSWRALLAFLAAAYLLPNFIVAEAVAESPDLVISLVRHGDRSPRVPLNEKLWPMGNAELTAKGARQCYELGKKLRQRYFTDDFPETWHSGYSRHIAKSLNRTIQSANAVLQGFYPAGVSETGLPNQTQIPPLFAYPPESDFLFSTHHICPGFVKRMEALETSTTWQQKKASYGDRFAYWAKVANRPKQIFSLIPLMDAVFVRKLYNIPLPDNLTPEDQEQLTDLLDWFFTELVKDQEMLQLLSANFIQELINTLESYQTRSQTRSQTRSQTRNQARIQNRKPARHQTCKGNDCERFVLYVASDLNLLTFLAIMGTPRSQNVGYGSHLDLLVSSSEGRKPGVKWFFDDKPLALPACQADCSLEQLISLLRQKLPESWQALCEFGSGVQLKDSRFQY, from the coding sequence ATGAGTAACTTCTGTAGCTGGAGGGCGCTGCTAGCTTTTTTAGCCGCCGCCTACCTGCTACCCAACTTTATAGTGGCCGAGGCCGTGGCTGAGTCTCCAGACCTGGTTATCAGCCTGGTTCGTCATGGTGATCGCTCCCCCAGGGTTCCTTTAAATGAAAAACTCTGGCCGATGGGCAACGCTGAGCTCACGGCAAAGGGGGCTCGGCAGTGTTATGAGCTGGGGAAAAAACTCAGGCAGCGCTACTTCACTGATGACTTCCCCGAAACCTGGCACAGTGGTTATAGCCGACATATTGCTAAAAGCCTGAACCGTACCATCCAGTCTGCCAATGCCGTTCTTCAGGGCTTTTACCCCGCAGGAGTCTCTGAAACCGGCCTGCCGAATCAAACGCAGATTCCTCCTTTGTTTGCCTATCCTCCGGAATCGGACTTTCTGTTCAGTACTCATCATATCTGCCCGGGGTTTGTGAAACGTATGGAAGCTCTGGAAACCAGCACCACATGGCAACAGAAAAAAGCGAGCTATGGCGACCGCTTCGCGTACTGGGCCAAAGTGGCTAACCGACCAAAACAGATTTTTTCTCTGATCCCCCTGATGGATGCGGTTTTTGTCCGCAAGCTTTATAACATCCCGTTGCCTGACAATCTGACGCCTGAAGATCAGGAGCAACTGACCGATTTGCTGGACTGGTTTTTCACTGAACTGGTTAAAGATCAGGAAATGCTCCAGCTTCTGAGTGCGAACTTTATTCAGGAGCTGATCAACACACTGGAAAGCTATCAAACCCGGAGTCAAACCCGGAGTCAAACCCGGAGTCAAACCCGGAATCAGGCCCGGATACAAAATCGCAAGCCAGCCCGCCATCAAACCTGCAAGGGTAATGACTGCGAACGCTTTGTTCTCTATGTGGCCAGTGACCTTAACCTGCTGACATTTCTGGCCATTATGGGCACCCCACGCTCTCAGAATGTCGGCTATGGATCTCACCTTGATCTTCTTGTGAGCAGTAGTGAGGGAAGAAAGCCCGGCGTTAAATGGTTCTTTGATGATAAACCGCTGGCATTGCCAGCCTGTCAGGCGGATTGTTCGCTTGAGCAACTGATATCCCTGCTCAGGCAGAAGCTGCCGGAAAGTTGGCAGGCGTTATGCGAATTTGGTTCTGGCGTCCAGCTTAAGGACAGCCGTTTCCAGTACTAA
- a CDS encoding DUF2835 family protein: MHTAVFSISLNSEQVLLYYKGKKHRVQVRTREGFTMSLPYDILLQHVTREGIHGTFEISYSDDGKLGDLRRLS; this comes from the coding sequence ATGCACACGGCAGTGTTTTCAATCAGCCTGAACTCTGAGCAGGTTCTGCTCTATTACAAAGGCAAAAAACACCGGGTTCAGGTGCGAACCCGAGAAGGCTTCACCATGAGCCTGCCTTATGACATTCTGCTCCAGCATGTCACCCGTGAAGGCATTCACGGAACCTTTGAAATATCCTATAGCGATGACGGTAAGCTGGGTGATTTACGGCGGCTGAGTTAA
- a CDS encoding YfhL family 4Fe-4S dicluster ferredoxin has translation MALVIVDDCINCDVCEPECPNSAISPGDEIYEIDPTLCTECVGHYDEPQCQNVCPVDCIELDPEHQESKEELMEKYTLIVSAA, from the coding sequence ATGGCTTTAGTTATTGTTGACGATTGCATTAACTGCGACGTCTGCGAACCTGAGTGTCCTAACAGCGCCATCTCCCCCGGAGATGAAATCTATGAAATTGACCCGACTCTGTGTACAGAGTGTGTGGGTCATTACGATGAGCCTCAGTGTCAGAATGTCTGCCCTGTCGACTGCATTGAACTGGACCCTGAGCACCAGGAATCCAAAGAAGAGTTGATGGAAAAGTACACGCTGATCGTCAGCGCTGCGTAA
- the coaD gene encoding pantetheine-phosphate adenylyltransferase — MSKVIYPGTFDPITKGHMDLVERAARIFDEVVIAVADSPRKKPLFKLSERVRLAEECIAHLDNVKVTGFSTLLAKFLEEQQATVILRGLRAVSDFEYEFQMANMNRVLAPSVDSLFLTPAEQYSYISSTLVREIASLGGDITKFVDPCVGKALAEKFGQND; from the coding sequence ATGAGCAAAGTTATCTATCCTGGCACTTTCGACCCGATCACTAAAGGCCATATGGATCTGGTCGAGCGCGCCGCTCGCATCTTCGACGAAGTTGTTATCGCGGTGGCTGACAGCCCCAGGAAAAAACCATTATTTAAACTGAGTGAGCGGGTTCGGCTGGCCGAGGAGTGCATTGCTCACCTTGATAATGTCAAGGTCACCGGCTTCAGTACCCTGTTGGCAAAATTTCTGGAAGAACAGCAGGCAACCGTGATTCTGCGCGGCTTGCGTGCGGTTTCTGATTTTGAGTATGAATTTCAGATGGCGAACATGAACCGTGTTCTGGCGCCCTCTGTAGACAGCCTGTTTTTGACGCCTGCGGAGCAGTATTCGTATATTTCCTCAACCCTGGTGCGTGAAATCGCTTCTTTGGGTGGGGATATAACAAAATTTGTTGACCCCTGTGTTGGCAAGGCCCTGGCTGAAAAATTTGGTCAGAACGACTGA
- a CDS encoding coniferyl aldehyde dehydrogenase, translated as MSELVLETNNKTTSVTEIPAIKMEKTPTEQLNQQREAFLKNPCPSASERREWLQQLKQALLSHQEDLIQAIDSDFGGRSRHETLLAEFMSSLSDIAYASKHLKKWMKASRRRVPLHLQPASAKVVYQPVGVVGIIVPWNYPLFLAMGPLVTALAAGNRCMLKLSEFTPETSKLMADIIARTFPDDLITVVNGEADVAAAFSSLPFDHLLFTGSTSVGKHVMRAAADNLTPVTLELGGKSPVIIDTDFPLQEAVERICYGKSLNAGQTCVAPDYILIDKSRQQTFIDAYLKAFRSMYPTVSGNSDYSAIINHRQYQRLLSLIQDARNKGATIVTLDDETITDGSRRMPPHLILNATDDMEVMQQEIFGPLLPIIAIDNLEEAIDFVRARPRPLALYYFGSDKQRQNQIQQKTHSGGVCINETLMHVAIDDMPFGGIGPSGMGHYHGHEGFLTFSKAKSVLSKGRFNSARLVFPPHNSRFKQAILKFLSSR; from the coding sequence ATGAGTGAGCTCGTTCTGGAAACTAATAATAAAACCACCAGCGTAACAGAAATACCTGCCATCAAGATGGAAAAGACGCCGACAGAACAGTTGAACCAACAACGGGAAGCCTTCCTCAAAAACCCTTGCCCAAGTGCCTCTGAACGGCGCGAATGGCTACAGCAGCTCAAACAGGCTTTGCTCAGCCACCAGGAAGACCTGATTCAAGCCATTGACAGTGACTTTGGCGGACGCTCCCGCCACGAAACCCTGCTGGCGGAATTTATGTCTTCCCTGAGTGATATCGCCTACGCCAGTAAACATCTGAAAAAGTGGATGAAAGCCAGCCGTCGTCGTGTACCGCTGCACCTGCAACCCGCCTCAGCCAAAGTGGTTTATCAGCCAGTGGGCGTGGTGGGCATTATTGTTCCCTGGAACTACCCTCTGTTTCTGGCTATGGGCCCCTTAGTGACTGCCCTGGCAGCTGGAAATCGTTGCATGCTGAAACTGTCTGAGTTTACCCCGGAAACCTCAAAGCTGATGGCTGACATTATTGCCAGAACCTTTCCGGACGATCTTATTACCGTGGTCAATGGCGAGGCTGACGTGGCCGCTGCTTTTTCCAGCCTGCCTTTCGACCACCTGCTGTTTACCGGTTCAACATCGGTGGGTAAGCATGTGATGCGCGCCGCTGCGGATAACCTGACACCCGTCACTCTGGAGCTGGGCGGTAAATCACCGGTGATCATAGACACTGATTTTCCATTGCAGGAAGCGGTCGAACGCATCTGCTACGGAAAATCCCTGAATGCCGGTCAAACCTGTGTGGCGCCGGATTACATTCTTATCGACAAGTCACGACAGCAAACGTTTATCGACGCCTACCTTAAGGCGTTCCGCTCCATGTACCCAACCGTCAGTGGCAACAGTGACTATTCGGCCATTATTAATCATCGCCAGTACCAACGACTTTTGTCGTTAATTCAGGATGCCAGAAACAAAGGCGCAACCATTGTCACCCTGGATGATGAAACCATTACTGACGGTTCTCGTCGTATGCCCCCCCATCTGATCCTGAATGCCACAGACGATATGGAAGTGATGCAACAGGAAATTTTTGGCCCACTACTGCCGATCATTGCCATTGATAACCTGGAAGAAGCCATTGATTTTGTTCGGGCGCGCCCCCGCCCTCTGGCACTCTATTATTTCGGGTCCGATAAACAACGCCAGAACCAGATACAGCAGAAAACCCATTCAGGTGGTGTTTGCATTAACGAAACCCTGATGCATGTTGCCATCGACGATATGCCATTTGGGGGTATTGGACCTTCAGGCATGGGTCACTACCACGGACATGAAGGGTTCCTGACCTTCAGCAAAGCCAAATCGGTCTTGTCCAAGGGGCGCTTTAACTCGGCCAGGCTGGTGTTTCCGCCTCACAACAGTCGGTTCAAACAGGCCATACTGAAGTTCCTGTCATCACGATGA